Proteins from a genomic interval of Lelliottia amnigena:
- the queD gene encoding Queuosine biosynthesis QueD, PTPS-I codes for MMSTTLFKDFIFEAAHHLPHVPQGHKCGRLHGHSFMVRLEITGEVDPHTGWIMDFSELKAAFKPTYDRLDHYYLNDIPGLENPTSEVLAKWIWDQMKPRVPLLSSVMIKETCTAGCVYRGE; via the coding sequence ATGATGTCCACCACATTGTTTAAAGATTTCATCTTCGAAGCCGCCCATCACCTCCCGCATGTCCCGCAAGGGCATAAATGTGGCCGTCTGCACGGACACTCTTTTATGGTGCGTCTTGAGATTACCGGTGAAGTCGATCCACACACTGGCTGGATTATGGACTTCTCCGAACTGAAAGCGGCGTTCAAGCCGACGTACGATCGCCTCGATCACTACTATCTGAATGACATTCCCGGACTGGAAAATCCCACCAGCGAAGTGCTGGCAAAATGGATCTGGGATCAGATGAAACCGCGGGTGCCGCTGTTAAGCTCGGTGATGATCAAAGAGACGTGTACCGCAGGCTGCGTGTATCGCGGAGAGTAA
- the ftsB gene encoding cell division protein FtsB, whose amino-acid sequence MGKLTLLLLALLVWLQYSLWFGKNGLHDYGRVNDDVTAQQATNAKLKARNDQLFAEIDDLNGGQEAIEERARNELSMTKPDETFYRLVPDASKRNQGSAQNNR is encoded by the coding sequence ATGGGTAAACTAACGCTGCTGTTGCTGGCCTTGCTGGTCTGGCTACAGTATTCGCTGTGGTTCGGTAAGAACGGTCTTCATGACTACGGTCGCGTCAACGATGACGTGACGGCACAGCAGGCAACGAACGCAAAACTTAAAGCGCGAAACGATCAACTTTTTGCCGAAATTGATGACCTCAATGGCGGGCAAGAGGCGATTGAGGAACGCGCACGTAACGAACTCAGTATGACTAAACCGGACGAAACCTTTTATCGTCTGGTGCCGGATGCGTCTAAACGCAACCAGGGCTCAGCACAAAATAATCGATAA
- the cysI_2 gene encoding sulfite reductase subunit beta: MINSHHDNTIYGSIRLTNRQTFQFHGILKKNVKPVHQMLHSVGLDALATANDMNRNVLCTSNPYESELHAEAYEWAKKISEHLLPRTRAYAEIWLDQEKVATTDVEPILGQTYLPRKFKTTVVIPPQNDIDLHANDMNFVAIAENGKLVGFNLLVGGGVVHRTRQQENLRPHGERIWLYPAGAHAGRGRSGSHHAARLG; this comes from the coding sequence TTGATAAATTCGCACCATGACAACACGATTTACGGCAGCATTCGTCTGACCAACCGCCAGACTTTTCAGTTTCATGGCATTCTGAAAAAGAACGTCAAGCCGGTCCACCAGATGCTGCATTCCGTCGGGCTGGACGCGCTGGCGACTGCAAACGACATGAACCGTAACGTGTTATGTACCTCTAACCCGTATGAGTCAGAGTTACACGCTGAAGCGTATGAATGGGCGAAGAAGATCTCGGAACATTTGCTGCCGCGCACCCGCGCGTATGCGGAGATCTGGCTCGATCAGGAAAAAGTCGCGACCACCGATGTCGAGCCGATTCTGGGTCAGACCTATCTGCCACGTAAATTCAAAACCACGGTTGTCATTCCGCCGCAGAATGATATCGATCTGCACGCCAACGACATGAACTTCGTGGCGATTGCGGAAAACGGCAAACTGGTTGGCTTTAACCTGCTGGTGGGGGGGGGGGTTGTCCATCGAACACGGCAACAAGAAAACCTACGCCCGCACGGCGAGCGAATTTGGCTATATCCCGCTGGAGCACACGCTGGCCGTGGCCGAAGCGGTAGTCACCACGCAGCGCGACTGGGGTAA
- the cysJ gene encoding sulfite reductase subunit alpha: MVVVASTQGEGEPAEEAVALHKFLFSKKAPKLDGTAFAVFGLGDTSYEFFCQSGKDFDSKLAELGAERLLDRVDADVEYQAAAAEWRARIVDVLKARVPKDTPAQAAISASGAVNEVSTSPYTKEVPLVASLSVNQKITGRDSEKDVRHIEIDLGDSGLRYQPGDALGVWYQNDPALVKELVELLWLKGDEPVTVEGKTLPLSEALQWHFELTVNTANIVENYATLTRSETLLPLVGDKAKLQHYAATTPIVDMVRFSPAQLDVDALVGLLRPLTPRLYSIASSQAEVESEVHITVGAVRFDIEGRARAGGASSFLADRVEEEGEVRVFIEHNDNFRLPANPETPVIMIGPGTGIAPFRAFMQQRAAEEAPGKNWLFFGNPHFTEDFLYQVEWQRYVKEGVLNRIDLAWSRDQNQKIYVQDKTARTGRRAVGVDQ; this comes from the coding sequence GTGGTGGTTGTCGCATCTACGCAGGGCGAAGGCGAACCCGCTGAAGAAGCGGTCGCGCTGCATAAATTCTTGTTCTCCAAAAAAGCGCCAAAACTCGACGGCACCGCGTTTGCCGTCTTTGGTCTGGGCGACACGTCCTATGAGTTCTTCTGCCAGTCCGGTAAAGATTTCGACAGCAAGCTGGCGGAACTGGGCGCTGAGCGTCTGCTGGATCGCGTGGATGCCGACGTTGAGTATCAAGCCGCGGCCGCCGAATGGCGCGCACGCATTGTGGATGTGCTGAAAGCGCGCGTGCCGAAAGACACGCCGGCGCAGGCGGCGATCAGTGCTTCAGGTGCGGTCAATGAAGTCTCTACCAGCCCGTACACCAAAGAAGTGCCGCTGGTTGCGAGCCTGTCCGTAAACCAAAAAATTACCGGTCGCGACTCTGAAAAAGACGTTCGCCATATCGAAATTGATCTGGGTGATTCCGGTTTGCGTTACCAGCCGGGCGATGCGCTTGGCGTGTGGTATCAAAACGATCCTGCATTAGTGAAAGAGCTGGTTGAACTGCTGTGGCTGAAAGGCGACGAGCCGGTCACGGTCGAAGGCAAAACGCTGCCGCTTTCCGAAGCGCTACAGTGGCATTTTGAGCTGACGGTAAACACCGCCAATATTGTCGAGAATTACGCCACGCTGACCCGCAGCGAAACTCTGCTGCCGTTGGTGGGCGATAAAGCTAAGCTACAGCATTACGCGGCGACTACCCCGATTGTCGATATGGTGCGATTCTCTCCGGCACAGCTGGACGTCGATGCTTTAGTCGGTCTGCTGCGCCCGTTAACGCCGCGCCTCTATTCCATTGCTTCGTCTCAGGCGGAAGTGGAAAGCGAAGTGCATATCACTGTGGGCGCCGTACGCTTCGATATCGAAGGTCGTGCGCGGGCGGGCGGGGCATCGAGTTTCCTTGCCGATCGCGTTGAAGAAGAGGGCGAAGTCCGCGTCTTTATTGAGCATAACGACAACTTCCGCCTGCCAGCGAATCCTGAAACGCCGGTCATTATGATTGGTCCTGGCACGGGGATCGCGCCGTTCCGCGCGTTTATGCAGCAGCGTGCAGCCGAGGAAGCGCCTGGTAAAAACTGGCTGTTCTTCGGCAATCCACACTTTACGGAAGATTTCCTTTATCAGGTGGAGTGGCAACGCTACGTCAAAGAGGGCGTGCTGAACCGCATCGATCTGGCCTGGTCACGTGACCAGAACCAAAAAATATACGTACAAGACAAAACTGCGCGAACAGGGCGCAGAGCTGTGGGCGTGGATCAATAA
- the cysN gene encoding sulfate adenylyltransferase, translating into MNNTIAQQIADEGGVEAYLHAQQHKSLLRFLTCGSVDDGKSTLIGRLLHDTRQIYEDQLSSLHNDSKRHGTQGEKLDLALLVDGLQAEREQGITIDVAYRYFSTEKRKFIIADTPGHEQYTRNMATGASTCELAILLMDARKGVLDQTRRHSFISTLLGIKHLVVAVNKMDLVNFSEEAFEAIRQSYLTFAEQLPGHLDIRFVPLSALEGDNVASQSANMPWYSGPTLLEVLETVEIQRVVENQPMRFPVQYVNRPNLDFRGFSGTIASGTVKVGQRVKVLPSGVESAITRIVTFDGDLQEAGAGEAVTLVLKDEIDISRGDLLLDAEESVPAVQSASLDVVWMAEQPLTAGQSYDVKIAGKKTRARVDGIQYQVDINSLAQHKADELPLNGIGLVDFTFDEPLVLDKYQHNPVTGGLIFIDRLTNVTVGAGLVNEPHLQANATPSEFSAFELELNALVRKHFPHWGARDLLGGK; encoded by the coding sequence ATGAACAATACGATTGCACAACAAATTGCTGATGAGGGCGGCGTCGAAGCCTATCTGCACGCTCAGCAGCACAAGAGCCTGCTGCGTTTTCTGACCTGCGGCAGCGTTGATGACGGCAAAAGCACGTTGATTGGGCGTCTGCTGCATGACACCCGTCAGATTTACGAAGACCAACTCTCCTCGCTGCATAACGACAGCAAGCGTCACGGCACGCAGGGCGAAAAGCTCGACCTGGCATTGCTGGTGGACGGCCTTCAGGCTGAGCGCGAGCAGGGCATTACCATTGACGTGGCGTATCGCTACTTCTCCACCGAGAAGCGCAAATTTATCATTGCCGATACTCCAGGCCACGAACAGTACACCCGTAACATGGCGACCGGGGCCTCAACCTGTGAACTGGCGATTCTGCTGATGGATGCGCGCAAAGGCGTGCTCGATCAAACGCGCCGCCACAGCTTTATCTCTACGCTGTTAGGGATCAAACATCTGGTCGTTGCGGTTAACAAAATGGATCTGGTGAACTTCAGCGAAGAGGCGTTCGAAGCGATTCGCCAGAGCTACCTGACGTTTGCCGAGCAGTTACCTGGTCATCTGGATATCCGCTTTGTACCGCTTTCGGCGCTGGAAGGGGATAACGTCGCTTCTCAGAGCGCCAATATGCCGTGGTACAGCGGCCCAACGCTGCTGGAAGTGCTTGAAACCGTCGAAATACAGCGCGTGGTGGAAAACCAGCCGATGCGTTTCCCGGTGCAATACGTGAACCGTCCGAACCTCGATTTCCGTGGTTTCTCCGGCACGATCGCGTCTGGCACGGTGAAGGTCGGCCAGCGCGTCAAAGTCCTGCCGTCAGGCGTGGAATCGGCGATTACCCGCATTGTCACTTTTGACGGTGACTTGCAGGAAGCGGGTGCCGGTGAAGCGGTGACGCTGGTACTGAAAGATGAGATTGATATCAGCCGTGGCGATCTGCTGCTGGATGCTGAGGAAAGCGTCCCTGCCGTGCAAAGCGCGTCGCTGGACGTGGTGTGGATGGCGGAGCAACCGCTGACTGCGGGCCAGAGCTACGACGTTAAAATCGCAGGTAAGAAAACGCGAGCACGCGTAGACGGTATTCAGTATCAGGTGGACATCAACAGTCTGGCGCAGCATAAGGCGGACGAATTGCCGCTGAACGGCATTGGCCTGGTGGATTTCACCTTTGACGAACCGCTGGTGCTGGATAAATACCAGCACAATCCGGTCACCGGTGGTCTGATCTTTATCGACAGGCTGACGAACGTCACCGTGGGCGCAGGGCTGGTGAACGAACCACATCTGCAGGCCAACGCGACGCCGTCAGAATTCAGCGCGTTTGAACTGGAGCTGAATGCCCTGGTACGCAAGCACTTCCCGCACTGGGGCGCGCGCGATCTGCTGGGAGGCAAGTGA
- the cysC gene encoding adenylylsulfate kinase — MAEHDENVVWHPHPVTVAQREQLHGHRGVVLWFTGLSGSGKSTVAGALEEALHHAGVSTYLLDGDNVRHGLCSDLGFSDDDRKENIRRVGEVASLMADAGLVVLTAFISPHRAERQMVRERVGENRFVEVFVDTPLAICETRDPKGLYKKARAGELKNFTGIDAVYEAPESPEIHLDGQQLVTNLVSQLLDLLRQDDIIRS; from the coding sequence ATGGCGGAGCATGATGAGAACGTCGTCTGGCATCCTCATCCGGTGACGGTCGCTCAGCGCGAACAACTCCACGGTCACCGTGGGGTTGTACTGTGGTTTACCGGGCTTTCAGGCTCCGGTAAGTCGACGGTTGCGGGCGCGCTGGAAGAGGCTCTGCATCATGCCGGCGTAAGCACCTATCTGCTGGACGGCGACAACGTGCGCCATGGCCTGTGCAGCGATTTGGGGTTCAGCGATGACGACCGGAAAGAGAACATTCGCCGCGTCGGTGAAGTGGCGAGCCTGATGGCCGATGCGGGGCTGGTGGTGCTCACGGCGTTTATTTCACCGCACCGCGCGGAACGCCAGATGGTGCGCGAGCGCGTCGGAGAGAATCGGTTTGTTGAAGTCTTCGTCGATACGCCGCTGGCGATCTGCGAAACGCGCGATCCGAAAGGGCTGTACAAAAAGGCGCGTGCCGGAGAACTGAAGAATTTCACGGGGATTGATGCGGTTTACGAAGCGCCTGAATCGCCAGAGATTCACCTGGATGGTCAACAATTGGTAACAAATTTAGTAAGCCAATTATTAGACCTGCTCCGACAGGACGATATTATCAGATCCTGA
- the ygbE gene encoding inner membrane protein YgbE has translation MRNSQNYIISGSETLSTNDETTWSLPGAVVGFVSWLLALGIPFLIYGRNTLFFFLYTWPFFLALMPVAVVVGIALHSLLNGKLLYTTLITIVAVVAIFGLLFLWLMG, from the coding sequence ATGCGCAACAGTCAGAATTACATTATCAGCGGGTCGGAAACGTTATCGACCAATGACGAGACGACCTGGTCACTGCCTGGGGCCGTGGTGGGCTTCGTCTCGTGGTTGCTGGCGCTCGGCATTCCGTTCCTGATCTATGGCCGCAACACGCTGTTTTTCTTCCTCTACACCTGGCCTTTCTTTCTGGCGCTGATGCCCGTGGCGGTTGTGGTCGGCATTGCGCTGCACTCGCTGCTCAATGGCAAACTGCTTTATACCACCTTGATCACGATTGTGGCGGTTGTCGCCATCTTCGGTCTGCTGTTTTTATGGCTGATGGGTTAA
- the ywaD gene encoding alkaline phosphatase isozyme conversion aminopeptidase — translation MFSAMRHRIAALAFGVCFILPAHATANSFGEIASTQARHIATVFPGRMTGTPAEMLSADYLRQQFADMGYQSDIRAFHSRYIYTSRNNSKNWHNVTGSTVIAAHEGKTAQQIIIMAHLDTFAPMSDEDTDHNLGGLTLQGMDDNAAGLGVMLELAERLKNIPTHYGIRFVATSGEEEGKLGAENLLNRMSAAEKKNTLLVINLDNLIVGDKLYFNSGKTTPNSVRKLTRDRALAIARGQGIQAAINPGRNPNYPKGTGCCTDGETFDKAGIPVLYVEATNWSLGKKDGYQQRAKSKAFPDGTSWHDVRLDNQQYIDASLPQRIERRTRDVVKVMLPLVKELAKAGKG, via the coding sequence ATGTTTTCCGCAATGCGCCACCGTATCGCTGCCCTGGCGTTCGGCGTTTGCTTTATTCTTCCGGCTCACGCAACAGCAAACTCTTTCGGTGAAATCGCCTCAACACAGGCGCGCCACATCGCCACCGTTTTTCCGGGAAGGATGACCGGCACGCCAGCAGAAATGCTCTCCGCTGATTATCTGCGCCAACAGTTTGCCGACATGGGCTACCAGAGCGATATCCGCGCCTTTCACAGCCGATACATTTATACCTCGCGCAACAACAGTAAAAACTGGCACAACGTGACGGGCAGTACGGTCATTGCTGCGCATGAAGGTAAAACGGCGCAGCAGATTATCATCATGGCGCACCTGGATACCTTCGCGCCTATGAGCGATGAGGACACCGATCATAATCTCGGCGGCCTGACGCTACAGGGAATGGACGATAACGCAGCAGGTTTGGGCGTCATGCTTGAGCTGGCTGAACGTCTGAAAAATATCCCGACGCACTACGGCATTCGTTTTGTCGCCACCAGCGGCGAAGAAGAGGGCAAACTCGGCGCGGAAAACCTGCTTAACCGTATGAGCGCGGCTGAAAAGAAAAATACCCTGCTGGTGATTAATCTCGATAACCTGATCGTGGGTGACAAACTCTATTTCAACAGCGGCAAGACGACGCCAAACTCGGTACGCAAGCTCACGCGCGATCGCGCACTGGCGATTGCGCGTGGTCAGGGCATTCAGGCGGCGATTAATCCAGGACGCAACCCGAATTACCCAAAAGGCACGGGGTGTTGTACCGACGGTGAAACGTTTGATAAAGCGGGTATCCCGGTGCTGTACGTCGAAGCGACCAACTGGTCGTTAGGCAAAAAAGATGGGTATCAGCAGCGGGCAAAATCGAAAGCGTTCCCGGACGGCACGAGCTGGCACGACGTGCGACTCGATAACCAACAGTATATTGACGCATCGCTCCCGCAGCGCATAGAGCGCCGCACCCGCGACGTGGTGAAAGTGATGCTACCGCTGGTCAAAGAGTTGGCAAAAGCTGGGAAAGGGTAG
- the ygcF_1 gene encoding 7-cyano-7-deazaguanine synthase — protein sequence MRGGYDVLSQALERADEIKHPVGRVRDIEALDELLATLTDEKQRIIALQPISQKDDATRLCIETCIARNWRLSMQTHKYLNIA from the coding sequence ATGCGCGGTGGCTATGATGTGCTTTCGCAGGCGCTTGAGCGTGCCGATGAGATTAAACATCCCGTTGGTCGCGTGCGCGATATCGAAGCGCTGGATGAACTGCTGGCAACGTTGACCGATGAAAAGCAGCGAATCATTGCCCTGCAGCCGATCAGTCAGAAAGACGATGCGACGCGTCTGTGCATTGAAACCTGTATTGCCCGCAACTGGCGGTTGTCGATGCAGACGCATAAGTATCTGAATATTGCCTGA
- the cysD gene encoding sulfate adenylyltransferase, with the protein MDQKRLTHLRQLEAESIHIIREVAAEFSNPVMMYSIGKDSSVMLHLARKAFYPGTLPFPLLHVDTGWKFREMYEFRDRTAKAYGCELLVHKNPEGVAMGINPFVHGSGKHTDIMKTEGLKQALNKYGFDAAFGGARRDEEKSRAKERIYSFRDRFHRWDPKNQRPELWHNYNGQINKGESIRVFPLSNWTELDIWQYIYLENIDIVPLYLAAERPVLERDGMLMMIDDDRIDLQPGEEIKNQMVRFRTLGCWPLTGAVESNAQTLPEIIEEMLVSTTSERQGRVIDRDQAGSMELKKRQGYF; encoded by the coding sequence ATGGACCAAAAACGACTTACCCACCTGCGGCAACTCGAAGCAGAAAGCATTCATATCATCCGCGAGGTGGCTGCCGAATTCTCCAATCCCGTGATGATGTATTCCATCGGGAAAGACTCCAGCGTGATGCTGCATTTGGCGCGTAAAGCGTTTTATCCGGGCACACTGCCTTTCCCGCTGCTGCATGTGGATACCGGCTGGAAATTCCGTGAGATGTACGAATTCCGCGACCGTACGGCTAAGGCCTACGGCTGCGAACTGCTGGTGCATAAAAACCCGGAAGGCGTGGCGATGGGGATCAATCCCTTTGTGCACGGCAGCGGTAAGCATACCGACATCATGAAAACCGAAGGGCTAAAGCAGGCGCTGAACAAATACGGCTTTGATGCTGCATTTGGCGGCGCGCGCCGCGATGAAGAAAAATCGCGTGCCAAAGAGCGTATTTACTCTTTCCGCGATCGCTTCCATCGCTGGGACCCAAAAAATCAGCGCCCTGAGCTGTGGCACAACTACAACGGTCAGATTAACAAAGGCGAAAGCATCCGCGTGTTCCCGCTCTCCAACTGGACCGAGCTGGATATCTGGCAGTACATCTATCTGGAAAATATCGACATTGTTCCGCTGTATCTGGCGGCAGAACGCCCGGTGCTGGAGCGCGACGGTATGCTGATGATGATCGATGACGATCGTATTGATTTGCAGCCTGGCGAAGAGATCAAAAATCAGATGGTGCGTTTCCGTACCCTCGGCTGCTGGCCGCTGACCGGCGCGGTGGAGTCAAACGCGCAAACGCTGCCGGAGATCATCGAAGAGATGTTGGTCTCCACCACCAGCGAGCGGCAGGGGCGCGTCATTGACCGCGACCAGGCCGGCTCAATGGAGCTGAAGAAACGCCAGGGTTATTTCTAA
- the cysI_1 gene encoding sulfite reductase subunit beta yields the protein MAEAVVTTQRDWGNRTDRKNAKTKYTLERVGVETFKAEVERRAGITFEPIRAYEFTGRGDRIGWVKGIDNKWHLTLFIENGRILDYPGRPLKTGLLEIAKIHKGEFRITANQNLIIAGVPESQKAKIEKLAREHTLMDGVKPQRENSMACVSFPTCPLAMAEAERFLPSFTDKVEAVLAKHGIPDEHIVMRVTGCPNGCGRALLAELGLVGKAPGRYNVHLGGNRSGTRIPRMYRENITEPEILDSLDELVGRWAKEREAGEGFGDFTVRAGIIRPVLDPARDFWE from the coding sequence GTGGCCGAAGCGGTAGTCACCACGCAGCGCGACTGGGGTAACCGTACCGATCGTAAAAATGCGAAAACCAAATATACGCTGGAGCGTGTCGGCGTAGAGACATTCAAAGCGGAAGTCGAACGTCGCGCGGGGATCACGTTTGAGCCTATCCGTGCGTATGAATTTACCGGTCGCGGCGATCGCATTGGCTGGGTGAAAGGTATCGACAATAAATGGCACCTGACGCTGTTTATCGAAAACGGCCGTATTCTGGATTATCCGGGTCGTCCGCTGAAAACGGGTCTGCTGGAGATTGCTAAGATTCATAAAGGCGAGTTCCGCATCACTGCGAATCAGAACCTGATTATCGCCGGCGTGCCGGAGAGCCAGAAAGCGAAGATCGAGAAGCTGGCGCGCGAGCATACGCTGATGGATGGCGTTAAGCCGCAGCGCGAGAACTCAATGGCCTGCGTGTCATTCCCAACCTGTCCGCTGGCGATGGCAGAAGCTGAGCGTTTCCTGCCGTCATTCACCGATAAAGTGGAAGCGGTACTGGCGAAACACGGTATTCCGGATGAGCATATCGTGATGCGCGTGACGGGGTGCCCGAACGGCTGTGGCCGCGCGTTGCTGGCCGAACTTGGCCTGGTGGGTAAAGCGCCGGGTCGTTACAACGTGCATCTTGGCGGCAACCGCAGCGGAACGCGTATCCCGCGTATGTATCGTGAAAACATTACTGAACCCGAAATTCTCGATTCATTGGACGAGCTTGTCGGGCGCTGGGCGAAAGAGCGTGAAGCGGGTGAAGGCTTCGGCGACTTTACGGTGCGTGCGGGCATCATTCGCCCTGTGCTCGATCCCGCCAGAGATTTTTGGGAATAA
- the ispF gene encoding 2-C-methyl-D-erythritol 2,4-cyclodiphosphate synthase, with product MRIGHGFDVHAFGGVGPIIIGGVRIPFEKGLLAHSDGDVALHALTDALLGAAALGDIGKLFPDTDPAFKGADSRELLREAWRRIQAKGYTLGNVDVTIIAQAPKMLTHIPQMRVFIAEDLGCHMDDVNVKATTTEKLGFTGRGEGIACEAVALLVKAAK from the coding sequence ATGCGAATTGGACACGGTTTTGACGTACACGCCTTTGGCGGCGTTGGCCCGATTATCATTGGCGGCGTGCGCATTCCTTTTGAGAAAGGACTGCTGGCGCACTCCGATGGCGATGTGGCGCTGCACGCCCTGACCGACGCCCTGCTGGGCGCTGCGGCGCTGGGCGATATCGGCAAGCTGTTCCCGGATACCGATCCGGCCTTTAAAGGGGCGGATAGCCGCGAACTGCTGCGTGAAGCCTGGCGACGTATTCAGGCGAAGGGCTACACGCTCGGCAACGTTGACGTGACCATTATTGCGCAGGCGCCAAAAATGCTGACGCATATCCCGCAGATGCGCGTGTTTATCGCCGAAGATCTGGGTTGTCATATGGACGACGTGAATGTTAAAGCGACCACCACCGAGAAACTTGGATTTACCGGGCGCGGCGAAGGCATCGCCTGCGAAGCGGTTGCGCTGCTGGTGAAGGCGGCCAAATGA
- the cysI_3 gene encoding sulfite reductase subunit beta, with protein MSEKHPGPLVVEGKLTDAERMKVDSNYLRGTIAEDLNDGLTGGFKGDNFLLIRFHGMYQQDDRDIRAERAEQKLEPRHAMLLRCRLPGGVITTKQWQAIDKFAP; from the coding sequence ATGAGCGAAAAACACCCCGGCCCACTGGTGGTCGAAGGCAAACTGACTGATGCCGAGCGCATGAAAGTTGATAGCAACTATCTGCGCGGCACCATAGCCGAAGATTTAAACGACGGTCTGACCGGCGGTTTCAAAGGTGATAACTTCCTGCTGATCCGCTTCCACGGTATGTACCAGCAGGACGACCGCGATATTCGTGCGGAACGTGCTGAACAAAAGCTGGAGCCGCGTCATGCGATGCTGCTGCGCTGCCGTCTGCCGGGTGGGGTTATTACCACTAAACAGTGGCAGGCGATTGATAAATTCGCACCATGA
- the ispD gene encoding 2-C-methyl-D-erythritol 4-phosphate cytidylyltransferase, which translates to MAVTFSDVCAVVPAAGFGRRMQTECPKQYLSIGDKTILEHTVAALLANPRVTRVVIAISPGDARFAALPLANHPQITVVDGGTERADSVLAGIRAAGNAAWVLVHDAARPCLHPDDLARLLAISETSAVGGILAAPVRDTMKRAEPGLNHIAHTVERVDLWHALTPQFFPPRTAS; encoded by the coding sequence ATGGCAGTGACTTTTTCGGATGTATGCGCCGTGGTACCGGCCGCTGGCTTTGGTCGGCGCATGCAGACAGAGTGTCCTAAGCAATACCTTTCAATCGGTGATAAAACGATCCTTGAACATACCGTGGCGGCGCTGCTGGCAAATCCACGGGTGACGCGCGTCGTTATCGCTATCAGTCCGGGCGATGCCCGTTTTGCCGCCCTACCGCTGGCGAATCATCCGCAAATTACCGTTGTTGACGGTGGCACCGAACGTGCCGACTCGGTGCTGGCTGGCATTCGTGCGGCGGGGAATGCCGCGTGGGTATTGGTTCACGATGCCGCGCGTCCCTGTTTACACCCGGACGATCTCGCACGTTTGCTGGCGATAAGCGAAACAAGCGCTGTGGGCGGTATTCTGGCCGCGCCGGTACGCGACACCATGAAGCGTGCGGAGCCAGGGCTGAATCATATTGCTCACACCGTTGAGCGCGTTGATCTTTGGCACGCGCTGACGCCCCAATTTTTTCCCCCGCGAACTGCTTCATGA
- the cysH gene encoding phosphoadenosine phosphosulfate reductase, producing the protein MSLLDLNALNDLPKVERILALAETNAKLEKLDAEGRVAWALENLPGEYALSSSFGIQAAVSLHLVNTIRPDIPVILTDTGYLFPETYQFIDELAEKLKLNLKVYRADQSAAWQEARYGKLWEQGVEGIEKYNEINKVEPMNRALEELNVKTWFAGLRREQSGSRASLPVLGIQRGVFKVLPIIDWDNRTVYQYLQKHGLKYHPLWDQGYLSVGDTHTTRKWEPGMAEEETRFFGLKRECGLHEG; encoded by the coding sequence ATGTCCTTGCTCGATCTGAATGCCCTTAACGATTTACCGAAAGTGGAACGCATTCTGGCGTTGGCAGAAACCAACGCCAAACTGGAAAAACTGGATGCCGAAGGACGCGTAGCGTGGGCGCTGGAAAATCTGCCAGGTGAGTATGCGCTCTCATCAAGTTTTGGTATTCAGGCTGCGGTGAGTTTGCACCTGGTGAACACGATCCGCCCCGATATTCCGGTGATCCTTACGGATACGGGCTATCTGTTCCCTGAAACCTATCAGTTCATTGATGAGCTGGCGGAAAAGCTCAAGCTGAACCTGAAAGTTTATCGCGCAGATCAGAGTGCGGCGTGGCAGGAAGCACGCTACGGCAAACTCTGGGAGCAGGGCGTTGAGGGTATTGAGAAATACAATGAGATCAACAAAGTCGAGCCGATGAATCGGGCGCTCGAAGAGCTGAATGTGAAAACGTGGTTTGCAGGTCTGCGTCGCGAGCAGTCCGGCAGTCGCGCCAGCTTGCCGGTGTTGGGCATTCAGCGCGGCGTGTTCAAAGTGCTGCCGATTATCGACTGGGATAATCGTACGGTTTATCAGTATCTGCAAAAGCATGGGCTGAAATACCATCCGCTGTGGGATCAGGGCTATCTGTCTGTGGGCGACACCCACACCACGCGGAAATGGGAGCCAGGAATGGCGGAAGAAGAGACGCGATTCTTTGGGCTTAAGCGCGAATGCGGATTGCACGAGGGATAA